The following proteins come from a genomic window of Heyndrickxia acidicola:
- a CDS encoding rhodanese-like domain-containing protein codes for MKHLSAKEVQQKLENGEKLNIIDVRETKEVAEGKISSAINIPLGLVEFRKHDLNKNSEYILVCRSGGRSSKAAALLEECGFKVINMDGGMLAWEGKTE; via the coding sequence ATGAAGCATCTATCGGCAAAAGAAGTTCAGCAAAAGCTGGAGAATGGAGAAAAACTGAATATTATTGATGTACGAGAGACAAAGGAAGTGGCGGAAGGAAAGATTTCATCGGCTATCAATATTCCACTTGGCTTAGTTGAGTTTCGCAAGCACGATTTAAATAAAAATAGTGAATATATTCTTGTGTGCCGTTCAGGTGGAAGAAGTTCTAAAGCAGCTGCTTTATTAGAAGAATGTGGATTCAAGGTAATTAATATGGATGGCGGAATGCTTGCATGGGAAGGGAAAACCGAATAG